DNA sequence from the Thermodesulfitimonas autotrophica genome:
GAGATTGTAAAATCGCTGGGTGGATAAGTTCGCGGTTTAAAGTTCAGGGTTAAGCAAGGCCAGGTAACGTGACCGGTGAAACTATTGTGTAGGGAGTAGCCCATGCGGGCTAAAGGCCCGCACCGGCAGAAACGGCCGCCAGTGTTGGCGACAACTCGTTATTGACGGAGGAGGGGTTCGCAAGTTGGGGTTTGGGGAACCGGGCGAAGCCGAAATCCGGCAGATTTTTGAAAAAAGCGGGGCCATCCTTTCGGGACACTTTATTTTGACCTCGGGGCGCCACAGCGATACTTACGTGCAGTGCGCCCTAGTGCTGCAGTACCCAGAGCTTGCCGCGCAGCTATGTGGCGTGCTGGCCGAGCGTTTCCGGGGGCTTAACGTTAACTGCGTTGTGGGGCCGGCGCTCGGCGGGATCATCATTGCCTACGAGGTGGCCCGGGCGCTTGGGGTGCGGGGCATCTTCACCGAGCGGGTGGAAGGCGTGATGCGCCTCCGGCGCGGCTTCACGGTGGCGCCAGGCGAACGGGTGCTGGTGGTGGAAGACGTCGTCACCACCGGGGGTTCGGTGAAGGAAGCGGCGGCGGCCGTGGCCGCCCTTGGCGGGGAAGTGGTCGGTTTCGGGGCGCTGATCGACCGCAGCGGCGGCCAGGCACGCTTCGACGCCCCATTTGCGGCCCTGCTCAAAGTCGGCGCGGTGACTTGGGAGCCTGACGCGTGCCCCCTTTGCCGCCAGGGTGTCCCAGCAGTCAAACCCGGCAGCCGCGGCCTTGGTGCTTAAATTTGTTGGCGGCGGCCGGACCGTCTTTACCGGTCGCCGTGGTGGCTAGTCGGCTAAATTGTAGTTGCGCTGTGCCGGGGGTAGAGCCGCCTTGCTCCTATAACTCTGGTTTCCCGGTAGCGATTCTCTGTGGCAGGCGACGCAGAGCACTAGTTTGTTCAACGCGCGGTAGTTCAAGGCGAAAAGGAAACCGCAGCCATAAGAGACCCACGGTAGTGCGGCTGGCGGCACCATCGTTGGCGCAAAGAGAATGATTCCTATAAGCAAACCCCAGAAAATGGCGGCTGGGCGAGGGTAGACCAACCGGGGAGACACAATTAGCTGGTTGACCTCTGTTAAGAACAGGCAAAAGGCGACTGCCCCCGCGAGAGTTGCCGGCCAGACCAGAAGCGGCAGCAAGGGAAGGCCGGCGGCGCGCCATAAAAAAAGCACCAGATAGTGCGTGTAGAAGAAAAGCAGGGAGTGTTTTCCGGTGTAAATGAGCCACTGCGGGACGCGCCACCTGATTGAACAGAGGCCGAAAAGGAGGCCGTAAAGCGC
Encoded proteins:
- the pyrE gene encoding orotate phosphoribosyltransferase, whose protein sequence is MGFGEPGEAEIRQIFEKSGAILSGHFILTSGRHSDTYVQCALVLQYPELAAQLCGVLAERFRGLNVNCVVGPALGGIIIAYEVARALGVRGIFTERVEGVMRLRRGFTVAPGERVLVVEDVVTTGGSVKEAAAAVAALGGEVVGFGALIDRSGGQARFDAPFAALLKVGAVTWEPDACPLCRQGVPAVKPGSRGLGA